A section of the Paenibacillus odorifer genome encodes:
- a CDS encoding glycoside hydrolase family 125 protein codes for MQKLASSVKAQLSDRPKLADMFEKCMANTWNTTLKRMPNGSTFVITGDIPAMWLRDSAAQVRPFLILASEDEEIADMIEGLVRRQFTYILLDPYANAFNEEESGHGHQEDLTEMSPGVWERKYEIDSLCYPIQLSYLLWKNSGRTSQFNESFVTGIERIITLWTTEQNHERDSKYLFQRMNCPPTDTLAREGKGTLTAYTGMTWSGFRPSDDACEYGYLVPANMFAVVVLRYVCEIAREILGDQELEKKARKLSDQLNKGISEYGIVEHPEFGTVYAYEVDGLGQVNIMDDANVPSLLSIPYLGYVTADDPIYKNTRELILSSTNPYFFAGKAAAGIGSPHTPNRYIWPIALAIQGMTSVSIEEQEVLLHLLEKTDAGTGFMHEGFHVDNPDEFTRPWFSWANMMFCELVLMRCGRQIKRG; via the coding sequence ATGCAAAAACTGGCATCTAGCGTAAAAGCACAGCTGAGTGATCGTCCGAAATTAGCCGACATGTTCGAGAAATGTATGGCTAACACCTGGAACACAACCTTAAAACGAATGCCAAACGGAAGCACTTTTGTTATTACCGGGGATATTCCAGCGATGTGGCTACGGGATTCCGCCGCACAGGTCAGACCTTTCCTAATCCTTGCCTCCGAAGATGAAGAAATTGCAGACATGATTGAGGGACTTGTACGTAGACAATTTACTTACATCCTGCTTGATCCTTATGCTAACGCATTCAATGAAGAAGAAAGTGGGCATGGTCACCAAGAGGATCTGACAGAGATGAGCCCGGGAGTCTGGGAAAGAAAATATGAAATTGATTCGTTATGTTATCCAATCCAACTGAGTTATCTGCTCTGGAAGAATTCGGGTCGCACAAGTCAGTTTAATGAGTCATTTGTAACGGGCATAGAAAGAATCATAACATTATGGACTACCGAACAGAACCATGAGCGCGATTCAAAATATCTTTTTCAACGGATGAACTGTCCGCCCACGGATACGTTAGCTCGAGAAGGCAAAGGGACGTTGACGGCTTATACCGGAATGACTTGGTCTGGATTTCGTCCTAGTGACGATGCCTGTGAATATGGGTATTTGGTTCCAGCCAATATGTTCGCGGTGGTTGTTTTACGATATGTGTGTGAAATTGCCCGTGAGATTTTAGGTGATCAGGAGCTGGAAAAGAAAGCTAGGAAACTATCTGACCAGCTCAATAAGGGAATAAGTGAGTATGGAATTGTAGAACATCCAGAGTTTGGGACGGTCTATGCCTATGAAGTAGATGGTCTGGGACAGGTGAATATTATGGATGATGCAAATGTACCGAGTCTTCTCTCCATCCCTTATTTGGGTTATGTGACTGCTGATGATCCTATCTATAAAAATACCCGTGAACTTATTTTAAGTAGCACTAATCCCTATTTTTTCGCTGGAAAAGCGGCTGCTGGCATTGGAAGTCCGCATACGCCAAATCGGTATATCTGGCCCATAGCTTTAGCGATACAGGGAATGACATCTGTCAGCATAGAGGAACAGGAGGTCTTACTTCATCTGCTGGAGAAGACGGATGCTGGAACTGGATTTATGCATGAAGGGTTTCATGTGGATAATCCTGATGAATTTACACGTCCATGGTTCTCTTGGGCAAACATGATGTTCTGTGAGCTTGTACTCATGCGCTGTGGTAGGCAAATTAAGCGCGGTTGA
- a CDS encoding M3 family oligoendopeptidase translates to MKFNDYRYERPDVEKFKQDFNNLLKDLNDTEPLEVQKASVTAINKLRNEFDTLQTLVSVRHSINTTDEFYKAEQEFMDEIGPIVQEYITDYYKALVNSKYRAEFEQEWGTQLLQLAEVALRTFSPEIIEDLQLENKLSTEYAQLIASAKIPFEGEERTLTQLTPFELSTDRDMRKRASQARYDFMSEHESEFDRIYDELVKVRDRIAKKLGYSNFVELGYDRMMRTDYNADMVANFRKQVLEHIVPVSQQLKKRQTERLGLDALKFYDENFSFKTGNATPKGDPDWIVANGSKMYKELSPETDEFFTFMLDNNLVDLVSKKGKQGGGYCTYFSQYQAPFIFSNFNGTSGDIDVLTHEVGHAFQVYESRNINVPEYAFPTYEACEIHSMSMEFFAWPWMELFFEEDADKYRFNHLADSLQFIPYGVTVDEFQHFVYSNPEATPAERKQAWREIEKKYLPHRNYEGNAYLEQGGFWHKQGHIFASPFYYIDYTLAQLCAFQFWKRSNEDFKSAWSDYLELCQAGGSKSFIKLVELAGLTSPFEDGCISSVIGEIESWLNSINDKEL, encoded by the coding sequence ATGAAATTTAATGATTATCGCTATGAGCGCCCGGATGTAGAGAAGTTCAAACAGGATTTTAACAACCTGCTTAAAGATCTCAATGACACCGAGCCATTAGAAGTGCAAAAGGCTTCCGTTACCGCTATTAACAAGCTTCGCAATGAGTTTGACACGCTGCAGACATTGGTTAGCGTTCGCCATTCGATCAATACAACAGATGAATTCTACAAGGCTGAACAGGAATTCATGGACGAAATTGGGCCTATCGTTCAGGAATACATAACGGACTATTACAAAGCACTCGTCAATTCCAAATACAGAGCCGAATTCGAACAAGAATGGGGCACACAGCTGCTTCAGCTTGCAGAAGTAGCTCTGCGTACTTTTAGTCCAGAAATCATCGAAGATTTACAATTGGAGAACAAACTCTCTACAGAATACGCTCAGCTTATCGCGTCCGCTAAGATTCCATTCGAAGGCGAAGAACGCACACTGACTCAGCTTACTCCTTTTGAATTGTCCACGGACCGTGATATGCGTAAACGTGCTTCACAAGCCAGATATGATTTTATGTCTGAACATGAAAGTGAATTTGATCGAATCTATGACGAGCTAGTTAAAGTCCGTGACCGCATTGCTAAAAAGCTTGGTTACAGCAACTTTGTGGAGCTAGGTTATGACCGGATGATGCGGACCGATTATAACGCCGACATGGTAGCCAACTTCCGCAAACAAGTTCTGGAGCATATCGTACCCGTCTCCCAACAGCTTAAGAAACGGCAGACTGAACGTCTAGGCCTGGATGCCTTGAAATTTTATGACGAGAACTTCAGCTTCAAGACTGGCAACGCCACTCCTAAAGGAGATCCTGACTGGATTGTAGCTAACGGATCAAAGATGTACAAAGAGCTCTCTCCGGAAACTGATGAATTTTTTACTTTTATGTTGGATAACAATCTAGTGGATTTAGTAAGTAAAAAAGGAAAGCAAGGCGGCGGCTATTGTACTTACTTCAGCCAATACCAGGCACCTTTTATTTTCTCGAATTTCAATGGAACCTCAGGGGATATTGATGTCTTGACCCATGAAGTGGGGCATGCCTTCCAGGTGTATGAAAGCCGAAATATTAATGTACCCGAATATGCTTTTCCTACTTATGAAGCCTGTGAGATCCATTCCATGAGCATGGAGTTTTTTGCTTGGCCATGGATGGAATTGTTCTTTGAAGAGGATGCAGACAAATACCGTTTCAATCATTTGGCAGATAGCCTTCAGTTTATTCCTTACGGAGTTACTGTAGATGAATTCCAGCATTTTGTTTACAGCAATCCTGAAGCAACCCCTGCTGAACGTAAGCAAGCATGGCGAGAAATCGAGAAAAAATATTTGCCGCACCGCAATTATGAAGGTAATGCTTATCTGGAACAGGGTGGATTTTGGCATAAGCAAGGCCATATCTTCGCTTCCCCGTTCTATTACATTGACTATACACTAGCACAGCTATGTGCCTTCCAGTTCTGGAAACGCTCAAATGAAGATTTCAAATCCGCTTGGAGTGATTATTTGGAGTTATGTCAAGCCGGAGGAAGCAAATCCTTTATCAAGCTAGTTGAACTTGCGGGCCTGACTTCACCTTTTGAAGATGGCTGCATTAGCTCGGTCATTGGGGAGATTGAA
- a CDS encoding GntR family transcriptional regulator yields the protein MSETTSSKPMYEKIFDEVKQLILNKSYGQGERVPSEKELAEAYNVSRITSKKALEMLAAEQLIVRKPGRGSFVADPAVDYMESAISPGTVSDGTVFNSFNHEEKTIGLVITDFGNSYGTGLIYGMEQASRDNDCFLVLRRTFGVPENEEKSIQKLLSLGVDGLIIFPAQGEFFNAEILKLVIGRFPLVLVDRHLKGVAAASISTDNMQAALKGTEYLFDLGHTHISFLSPPPADTTALEERVEGFIQAHAERGVAVDKGLWVSDLTSTLPDSFNDENIEHDISRLISHLQKNPTITALFAVEYNIALLARTAVQRLGLRIPEDISIICFDSPPTPLGSGYAFTHLRQNEEEMGRLAVENVLRIMNGQSVSNKIMLEAELISGESTSSAKQSISK from the coding sequence ATGAGTGAGACAACATCATCCAAACCGATGTATGAAAAAATATTTGATGAAGTGAAGCAACTTATCCTTAATAAATCTTATGGACAAGGCGAACGGGTTCCCTCTGAGAAAGAACTGGCTGAAGCCTATAATGTTAGTCGGATTACGAGTAAAAAAGCTCTGGAAATGCTCGCCGCGGAACAATTAATTGTGAGAAAACCTGGAAGAGGTTCATTTGTGGCTGATCCAGCAGTCGATTACATGGAATCAGCGATATCTCCGGGGACGGTCTCCGACGGAACTGTTTTCAATTCCTTTAACCATGAGGAAAAGACGATCGGTCTGGTTATTACCGACTTTGGCAACAGCTATGGCACAGGCTTGATTTATGGCATGGAGCAGGCTTCACGTGATAATGATTGTTTTCTGGTTTTAAGAAGAACCTTTGGGGTCCCGGAGAACGAAGAGAAGTCTATTCAGAAGTTGCTCAGCTTAGGTGTAGATGGTCTGATCATTTTTCCGGCTCAAGGCGAATTTTTTAATGCTGAGATTCTAAAATTGGTGATAGGGCGCTTCCCGCTAGTTCTGGTAGATCGCCATTTAAAAGGAGTGGCAGCAGCATCGATCAGTACTGATAATATGCAGGCTGCACTCAAAGGTACGGAGTATTTATTTGATCTCGGGCATACTCACATCTCCTTTCTCTCTCCACCTCCAGCGGATACCACAGCTCTTGAAGAGCGGGTAGAAGGATTTATTCAAGCGCATGCGGAGCGGGGGGTAGCTGTAGACAAGGGATTGTGGGTCAGCGATTTGACCTCAACACTACCGGATTCCTTCAACGATGAGAATATTGAACATGACATTTCACGGCTTATTTCTCATTTGCAAAAGAATCCAACAATAACAGCGCTTTTTGCTGTGGAATATAATATTGCGCTGCTGGCTAGAACTGCGGTCCAACGACTTGGGCTACGGATTCCAGAAGATATTTCGATCATTTGCTTTGATAGTCCGCCAACTCCACTCGGTTCGGGTTATGCATTTACCCATTTACGGCAAAATGAAGAAGAGATGGGGCGACTCGCAGTAGAAAATGTATTGCGAATTATGAACGGGCAAAGTGTGTCCAATAAGATAATGCTGGAAGCTGAGTTGATTTCTGGTGAATCAACAAGCTCTGCTAAACAATCCATCTCTAAATAG
- a CDS encoding glycoside hydrolase family 76 protein yields MNQLEIGIWEVRANQAQAALDSFFWNEAIKMYNIETPCPNGECNTIFHYWWMAHAVDVLVDGLQRTRENWYAERLSALHEGLLQRNGGVWPNELYDDMEWMALAWLRAYQATGVEGYKDTALLLWNDIQTGWNEHMGGGIAWQKSQLDYKNTPANAPAAILAARLYQAFGEASNLEWALKIYRWQKEHLVDPATGFVWDGMNRTGNGQIDKDWKYSYNQGVFIGAAVELYRITKEQEYLEDAHLTFAAAAHELADSQGGVLPDEGNGDAGLFKGILIRYTAEWVKADSAAVDAVDFLRANAECLWEQGKSEDTVLFGTDWTSSTAGVIQLSSQLSAIKLLEKMAELTKEQV; encoded by the coding sequence ATGAACCAATTGGAGATAGGGATTTGGGAGGTACGGGCGAATCAAGCACAAGCTGCGCTGGATTCATTCTTCTGGAATGAAGCGATCAAAATGTACAATATAGAAACACCTTGTCCAAATGGAGAATGCAACACGATTTTTCATTATTGGTGGATGGCTCATGCTGTGGATGTATTGGTAGATGGACTACAGCGGACTAGAGAGAACTGGTATGCCGAAAGGCTTTCCGCACTTCATGAAGGTCTGCTTCAGCGAAATGGTGGAGTATGGCCAAACGAGTTGTATGATGATATGGAATGGATGGCTCTCGCGTGGCTTCGTGCATATCAAGCAACAGGAGTGGAAGGTTATAAAGATACAGCCCTTCTTTTATGGAATGACATTCAGACAGGCTGGAACGAGCATATGGGCGGTGGGATTGCTTGGCAGAAGTCACAGTTGGATTATAAAAATACACCAGCCAACGCACCGGCAGCTATACTTGCGGCACGCTTATATCAAGCTTTTGGTGAAGCTAGCAATCTTGAATGGGCGTTAAAAATATACAGATGGCAAAAAGAGCATCTGGTAGATCCGGCAACGGGTTTTGTATGGGATGGCATGAATCGCACTGGCAATGGCCAGATCGATAAGGATTGGAAATACTCCTACAATCAAGGCGTCTTCATTGGCGCAGCAGTTGAACTGTACCGTATTACTAAAGAGCAAGAATATTTAGAAGATGCTCACCTAACCTTTGCCGCCGCAGCACATGAACTTGCTGACTCTCAGGGAGGTGTGCTGCCAGATGAAGGGAATGGTGATGCGGGACTGTTTAAAGGGATCCTGATTCGCTATACAGCTGAATGGGTTAAAGCTGATTCTGCAGCAGTTGATGCTGTTGATTTCCTGCGTGCGAATGCAGAATGTCTCTGGGAACAAGGAAAGTCAGAGGACACAGTGTTGTTTGGCACAGATTGGACTTCGTCCACTGCTGGTGTAATTCAGCTCAGCTCCCAGCTTAGTGCGATCAAGC
- a CDS encoding carbohydrate ABC transporter permease gives MDTSGSSLLKRSLSKTIYYIVCIVIAIVMFLPFYWSVLTSLKPDEEIFAMPIRWFPSHLTLEHYRKAFTTVPFALYFWNSLVLAVAGVLANLFFGSISGYAFAKLNFKLNKPIFRVLLAAMMIPGIVTMIPTVYVMRHIPLFGGNDIFGSGGNGLMNSFWGIILPGASGTFAVFFMRQFFLTLPSDMMEMARIEGCGEFKIFWRIYLPLTKPALATLSIFTFQAGWNSFLWPMIVLNDPNKATIQMGLQAFSYNFQTDYGPMMAGALVAILPILVLFLALQRYFVQGIAFSGIKG, from the coding sequence ATGGATACTAGCGGAAGTTCGTTATTAAAAAGAAGCTTAAGTAAAACTATCTATTATATAGTGTGCATTGTTATTGCCATCGTAATGTTTCTACCTTTTTATTGGAGTGTTCTTACATCCTTGAAGCCTGACGAAGAGATATTCGCCATGCCCATCCGGTGGTTTCCTTCACATTTGACCTTAGAACACTATCGTAAGGCATTTACTACGGTTCCGTTTGCGCTCTATTTCTGGAATTCGCTTGTACTTGCAGTAGCGGGTGTACTGGCGAATCTGTTCTTTGGTTCCATCAGTGGATACGCGTTTGCAAAGTTGAATTTTAAGCTCAATAAGCCAATATTCCGCGTGCTGCTTGCGGCGATGATGATACCAGGCATTGTGACGATGATCCCCACGGTTTATGTTATGCGCCATATTCCTCTTTTTGGAGGCAATGATATTTTTGGTAGCGGGGGTAACGGGCTGATGAACTCATTCTGGGGGATTATTCTTCCGGGTGCTTCAGGAACCTTTGCTGTGTTCTTTATGCGGCAATTCTTTCTCACCTTGCCTAGTGACATGATGGAAATGGCCCGGATCGAAGGCTGTGGAGAGTTTAAAATATTTTGGCGGATTTATTTGCCGTTGACTAAACCAGCGTTGGCTACTTTAAGTATCTTTACCTTCCAAGCGGGCTGGAACAGTTTCTTATGGCCAATGATTGTGCTGAATGATCCCAACAAAGCAACGATTCAAATGGGACTTCAAGCTTTTTCTTATAATTTTCAAACAGACTACGGTCCAATGATGGCTGGTGCGCTAGTAGCGATCTTGCCGATATTGGTGTTGTTTTTAGCGCTTCAGCGTTATTTTGTACAGGGAATAGCCTTTAGTGGTATTAAGGGTTAA
- a CDS encoding carbohydrate ABC transporter permease → MASIRKLEKHQARTAYLFITPTVLLFTVFTVIPVVMALYLSFTNYDVLSRNDWIGFDNYRRLIEDSLLWKTFRNVFLYSIIFVPFNILISLLLGILLSRSWRGVKLFRTLNYLPTLTSAVAAATVWIWLLHPEFGLVNGLLSYVGITGPAWLSETRTAMLSIIMLTLWQSVGSNMIIYLAGLQGVPDYLYESARLDGANKLACFRFITWPQLRPTTFLVSTMSIIGALQLFDQAFVLTQGGPANMTKTPVYLIYQQGFNQLQMGYASAQAFVLAVAILIFSLINMRITKAEESIV, encoded by the coding sequence ATGGCTTCCATCAGAAAGCTAGAGAAACATCAGGCGCGGACGGCTTATCTGTTTATTACACCCACGGTATTGCTGTTTACAGTTTTCACGGTCATCCCCGTGGTAATGGCGCTATATTTAAGCTTTACCAACTACGATGTACTTAGTAGAAACGATTGGATCGGTTTTGATAACTATCGCCGTTTGATAGAGGACAGTTTGTTATGGAAAACATTCCGAAATGTATTTCTGTATTCCATCATTTTCGTTCCATTTAATATTCTGATTTCGCTTCTCCTCGGGATTCTACTTAGTCGATCCTGGCGTGGGGTAAAGTTGTTCCGCACACTGAATTATCTGCCTACCCTTACATCCGCTGTTGCTGCAGCTACGGTATGGATCTGGCTTTTGCATCCTGAATTTGGTTTGGTTAACGGATTGTTGTCTTATGTTGGGATTACAGGTCCGGCTTGGTTATCCGAGACACGAACGGCGATGTTGTCCATTATTATGCTTACCCTCTGGCAGTCGGTAGGTTCTAATATGATTATCTACTTGGCAGGTCTGCAAGGCGTGCCTGACTATTTGTACGAATCTGCACGGCTGGACGGTGCTAATAAGCTGGCTTGTTTCCGGTTTATTACTTGGCCGCAGCTGCGACCAACGACCTTTCTTGTCAGTACGATGTCAATCATTGGTGCGTTGCAGTTGTTCGACCAAGCTTTTGTGCTGACGCAGGGTGGTCCGGCGAATATGACAAAGACCCCGGTTTATCTGATCTATCAGCAGGGCTTTAATCAATTGCAAATGGGGTATGCGTCTGCACAAGCATTTGTGCTTGCTGTGGCGATTCTCATATTCTCACTTATAAACATGCGGATCACAAAGGCGGAGGAGTCCATTGTATAA
- a CDS encoding ABC transporter substrate-binding protein, translating to MKKWLVTSIVLVMTTTLAAGCGGNNGSADKETGNTSKAGSSTGKKTELTFWGDWGGEGQKQFETMVDAFNKSQDKIHVKYVLQQDMITKFLTSATNGGTPDVLFWDRWRTSLYAPKNVLHPVDEYLTRDGISEDDFYSESLRELSYDDKLYGLPLTVDARALFYNKKLLAEAGLQPPTTWDELEAAATKLTKWNGNKLETAGFSMGDLGLFNMYLQQAGGTMLTEDGKTNFNNEQGKQVLEFWDRLMNKDKVYKVGFELGLGEGQDAFVTGKVAMLYSGPWMLSTYNKYGKDLDYGIVPPPAGPNGDKGSVMGGFGLVIPEGSKHKEEAWEFIKWWTANKDNALLWAKTSLNLPGYKPSMEDPFFKDDPKWQPFLETLEFAKVRPNHPGYSVMETDALAPNLQLNQQNKMSIDETLKKSQEEGDKMLKDNEVVK from the coding sequence ATGAAAAAATGGCTGGTTACCTCCATTGTTTTGGTAATGACTACTACACTTGCTGCGGGCTGCGGTGGTAATAACGGATCTGCGGACAAAGAGACCGGAAACACAAGCAAAGCTGGGAGCAGTACCGGGAAAAAGACAGAGCTTACCTTCTGGGGAGATTGGGGCGGTGAGGGGCAGAAGCAATTCGAGACCATGGTGGATGCTTTTAATAAATCGCAGGATAAAATTCACGTAAAATATGTGCTGCAACAGGATATGATTACGAAATTCCTAACTTCTGCGACCAATGGCGGCACTCCTGATGTACTGTTTTGGGACCGTTGGAGAACTTCACTGTATGCTCCGAAAAATGTACTGCATCCGGTAGATGAATACTTAACGCGTGACGGCATTTCCGAAGATGATTTTTACAGCGAATCGCTACGGGAGCTTTCATACGATGACAAATTATATGGGCTGCCGCTTACGGTAGATGCACGTGCTCTTTTCTATAATAAGAAGCTGCTCGCAGAGGCTGGACTTCAGCCTCCAACAACTTGGGATGAACTAGAGGCAGCGGCTACGAAGCTAACCAAATGGAATGGAAATAAATTGGAGACCGCAGGTTTTTCTATGGGGGATTTGGGACTTTTTAATATGTATCTCCAACAGGCTGGCGGCACCATGCTTACAGAAGATGGAAAGACCAATTTTAATAATGAGCAGGGCAAGCAAGTGCTTGAGTTCTGGGATCGATTGATGAACAAGGATAAGGTATATAAAGTAGGGTTCGAACTTGGACTTGGTGAAGGGCAAGATGCTTTTGTCACAGGTAAAGTGGCTATGCTGTATTCCGGTCCGTGGATGCTCAGCACCTATAACAAATATGGTAAAGATCTGGATTATGGAATCGTTCCTCCTCCGGCCGGACCAAATGGTGATAAAGGCAGTGTCATGGGTGGATTTGGTCTAGTGATTCCAGAAGGCTCCAAACATAAAGAAGAGGCATGGGAGTTCATCAAATGGTGGACAGCGAACAAGGATAACGCGTTGCTCTGGGCTAAGACGAGTCTAAATCTGCCGGGTTATAAGCCATCGATGGAAGATCCATTTTTCAAGGATGATCCAAAGTGGCAGCCGTTTCTGGAAACGCTGGAGTTCGCTAAGGTTCGTCCGAACCACCCTGGTTATTCCGTGATGGAGACTGATGCTTTGGCCCCTAATTTGCAGCTTAACCAGCAAAACAAGATGAGCATTGATGAGACCTTAAAGAAATCACAAGAAGAGGGCGACAAAATGCTGAAGGATAATGAAGTAGTGAAGTAA